The following are from one region of the Aspergillus luchuensis IFO 4308 DNA, chromosome 4, nearly complete sequence genome:
- the sam50 gene encoding SAM complex subunit SAM50 (BUSCO:EOG09263DQH;~COG:M;~EggNog:ENOG410PGJI;~InterPro:IPR000184,IPR039910;~PFAM:PF01103;~go_component: GO:0019867 - outer membrane [Evidence IEA]): MASSSPLRKGKQERKSRSHLAIAAAAMSSPLSADDEDIFARLQQRADPKVLNEQQQAVDERVRAIYQKAQTRLGELLDQNSTLPCTISSVEVHGARNTRRGFLERIFDPLLSSNQDRPYTLSEALREVSARADKLNRFDIFQQPVSVYLDQSEVDGSGIPSIKVHLSGKERSRVLLKTGTDLGNAEGSAYGNLLWRNVFGGAENLNLNASLGTRTRSAYQATFDTPVLSNPDLRLELGGIASSTQKSWASHEEVLRGGWSKFRWASPSGQQHEFGYNGFWRQMTGLSENASPTVRADAGDSVKSSVFHSWTKDRRDSPLLPSRGYYAKLFNEVAGWGPLKGDVSFWKSEIETQAAVPIPIPGIKGDSGISLTTGFRAGLLYPLGLDSDSKPQLSRTNDRFLLGGPTDVRGFRLCGLGPHDGADAVGGDVYAAGSANLLFPLPRVGAEKPLRLQAFVNGGRLLSLRTADKNAPTSGAEVQNAMASTVSELTNGLPSIAAGVGLVYAHPVARFELNFSLPLVLRKGEEGRKGLQFGIGINFL; encoded by the exons ATggcttcatcttcgccgctccggaagggaaagcaggaaaggaaaagcaggTCTCATCTGGCCATTGCCGCCGCAGCAATGTCCTCCCCACTTTCTgctgatgacgaagat ATCTTCGCGCGCCTGCAACAGCGTGCCGATCCGAAAGTGCTgaatgagcagcagcaggcagtTGATGAGCGTGTTCGTGCCATTTATCAGAAGGCGCAGACTCGCCTTGGTGAATTG CTCGACCAAAATTCCACCTTGCCATGCACTATCTCTTCGGTAGAGGTTCACGGCGCTCGCAACACCCGCCGAGGCTTCCTGGAGCGAATCTTCGATCCCCTTCTGAGCAGTAATCAAGACAGACCCTATACGCTCTCCGAGGCCTTGCGGGAAGTTTCGGCACGTGCGGACAAGCTCAACAGATTCG ACATCTTTCAACAACCCGTTTCGGTATATTTGGACCAGTCCGAAGTAGACGGGTCGGGTATCCCGAGCATCAAAGTTCATCTCTCCGGCAAAGAAAGGTCCCGCGTGCTGTTGAAGACAGGTACTGATCTTGGAAATGCCGAAGGTTCGGCTTATGGCAACCTCCTGTGGCGTAATGTGTTCGGAGGTGCAGAGAACCTGAACCTAAATGCGTCTCTGGGCACCCGAACAAGGTCTGCCTATCAAGCCACCTTTGACACCCCAGTCCTGAGTAACCCAGATCTCCGTCTGGAGCTTGGTGGTATTGCCAGTTCCACGCAGAAATCCTGGGCGAGCCACGAGGAGGTGCTTAGAGGAGGATGGTCCAAATTCCGCTGGGCAAGCCCTTCCGGTCAACAACATGAATTTGGCTACAACGGTTTTTGGAGACAGATGACTGGACTTTCCGAGAACGCATCCCCTACTGTTCGAGCTGACGCAGGCGATAGTGTCAAGAGCAGCGTGTTCCACAGCTGGACCAAGGACCGAAGAGATAGCccgcttcttccctctcgtGGTTACTACGCGAAATTGTTCAACGaagtggctggctggggccCTCTCAAGGGCGATGTCTCCTTCTGGAAGTCGGAGATTGAAACGCAAGCTGCAGTTCCCATTCCGATTCCTGGCATCAAAGGGGACAGTGGTATCAGCTTGACTACTGGCTTCCGCGCCGGCCTTCTTTACCCTCTTGGCCTCGATAGTGACTCCAAACCCCAGCTCTCTCGCACGAACGACCGGTTCCTACTTGGAGGCCCTACGGATGTCCGTGGATTTCGTCTCTGCGGTCTTGGTCCCCATGATGGAGCAGATGCTGTCGGTGGTGATGTCTATGCTGCAGGAAGCGCCAATCTTCTGTTCCCGCTCCCCAGGGTAGGCGCGGAGAAGCCTCTCCGCTTGCAAGCTTTTGTCAACGGCGGACGGCTGTTGTCCCTCCGCACTGCTGACAAGAACGCACCTACTTCGGGAGCGGAGGTCCAGAATGCCATGGCTTCCACAGTTTCCGAGCTGACCAACGGTCTGCCTAGCATCGCGGCGGGTGTCGGACTTGTCTACGCCCATCCAGTGGCCAGGTTCGAGCTCAACTTCTCCCTACCCCTGGTACTTCGCAAGGGTGAGGAAGGCCGGAAGGGGCTGCAGTTTGGAATCGGCATTAATTTCCTGTAG
- the CYC3 gene encoding holocytochrome c synthase CYC3 (COG:C,O;~EggNog:ENOG410PHVD;~InterPro:IPR000511;~PFAM:PF01265;~go_component: GO:0005739 - mitochondrion [Evidence IEA];~go_function: GO:0004408 - holocytochrome-c synthase activity [Evidence IEA]): MHASNTTPAMPAPSSASEPPSACPVRSTDSPFYVPPKSKSPESQPPSNPAPSSDSRSTLSKLNPLNYMFASISQERAPNQTVDLPVEREVSSIPRSDMNENWEYPSPQQMYNAMLRKGYTDTPQDAVEAMVAVHNFLNEGAWDEIVRWERIFSKGLADGWEKCRRGEENIAMDEFKEQMSRAPKQDVPPPRLIRFQGRPHDLTPKARILQALGWVYPAKFESNPPFDRHDWFVMRQTPSGPKEVRYVIDYYSGPPEPTGEPVFYLDIRPALDTPTAAVERLMRWGGDVWWRASGASVREN, from the exons ATGCACGCATCTAACACCACACCGGCAATGCCAGCCCCGTCATCCGCCTCCGAACCTCCCAGTGCCTGTCCGGTCCGGTCTACAGATTCCCCGTTCTATGTGCCTCCGAAGTCCAAGTCCCCTGAGTCGCAGCCTCCCTCGAACCCAGCTCCCAGCTCCGATTCGCGATCTACGCTGTCAAAGCTGAACCCTCTCAACTACATGTTCGCCTCGATCTCCCAGGAAAGGGCGCCCAACCAGACTGTGGATCTCCCCGTGGAGCGAGAAGTTTCGTCTATCCCCAGATCCGATATGAATGAGAACTGGGAATATCCTTCCCCCCAGCAGATGTACAATGCCATGCTGCGCAAAGGTTACACCGATACCCCGCAGGACGCCGTCGAGGCCATGGTTGCTGTTCACAACTTCTTGAATGAGGGCGCTTGGGACGAGATTGTTCGGTGGGAGCGCATATTCTCCAAGGGCTTGGCAGATGGCTGGGAGAAATGTCGTCGCGGAGAAGAGAACATTGCGATGGACGAGTTTAAGGAGCAGATGTCCAGGGCTCCCAAGCAGGATGTTCCTCCACCGCGACTCATCCGATTCCAGGGTCGCCCGCACGACCTAACGCCCAAGGCACGGATCCTTCAGGCTTTGGGCTGGGTGTATCCTGCCAAATTCGA GTCAAACCCACCCTTCGATCGCCACGATTGGTTTGTGATGCGGCAGACGCCATCCGGTCCTAAGGAAGTCCGTTATGTTATTGACTACTATTCCGGTCCTCCCGAACCCACCGGAGAGCCTGTTTTCTACTTGGATATTCGACCGGCCCTGGACACCCCAACTGCCGCCGTTGAGCGACTAatgagatggggaggagatgtCTGGTGGCGTGCCAGTGGCGCCTCCGTTCGGGAAAACTAA
- a CDS encoding transporter YIP1 (BUSCO:EOG092643QW;~COG:U;~EggNog:ENOG410PJZA;~InterPro:IPR006977;~PFAM:PF04893;~TransMembrane:5 (i138-156o162-181i228-246o252-272i284-302o);~go_component: GO:0016020 - membrane [Evidence IEA]) produces the protein MAQYYPQQQPYGVQSSAQNLQFYPSSYTSVSGHTTPSQASYGGFGGAPNPASQAYPVGGVGGGYGGFGSPSAGVSGRMGEQGGLRTGWLAAFGTEGYDGEPPLLEELGVNFEHIRTKTLTVLNPFARIDQHLMDDSDLYGALLYIVLYGTFLLLSGKVFYGYIYGVAVFGTVALHLILSLMSPALDTAPVPNAADPANYSPHHKPTMSDSSAAGHFSATLTFPRSASVLGYCFLPLVLTSLVGILIPMDTLFGYLLTTAAVGWCTYSSSGMFCAVARMRGMRGLVAYPLALFYVVFGIMGIFSSRGSGTLAAKTGAA, from the exons ATGGCCCAGTATtacccccagcagcagccttaCGGCGTACAATCATCGGCGCAAAACCTCCAATTCTACCCTTCATCCTATACCTCCGTCTCGGGCCATACGACCCCGTCACAGGCATCCTACGGCGGCTTCGGTGGTGCGCCTAACCCAGCATCTCAGGCATACCCCGTCGGAGGGGTTGGTGGCGGATATGGCGGCTTCGGATCCCCTTCTGCAGGAGTCAGTGGACGGATGGGTGAGCAAGGAGGACTGAGGACTGGATGGCTCGCTGCATTTGGCACGGAGGGCTACGATGGGGAGCCACCACTTCTAGAAGAGTTGGGCGTCAATTTCGAGCATATCCGCACGAAG ACCCTAACTGTGCTCAACCCTTTTGCGCGTATCGACCAACACCTCATGGATGACAGCGACCTCTACGGAGCCCTTCTCTACATCGTTCTATATGGAACATTCCTGCTCCTCTCCGGCAAGGTCTTCTACGGCTACATTTACGGCGTCGCAGTCTTCGGAACCGTAGCTTTACATCTCATTCTCAGTCTGATGTCTCCCGCCCTCGATACGGCCCCCGTCCCCAACGCCGCAGATCCCGCCAATTACTCTCCCCATCACAAACCCACGATGTCGGACTCCTCCGCTGCCGGCCACTTCTCCGCTACTTTGACCTTTCCTCGATCCGCTAGCGTGCTGGGATACTGTTTCCTCCCGCTAGTGCTGACCAGCTTAGTGGGGATCCTGATCCCCATGGACACTCTGTTCGGATACTTGTTGACTACCGCCGCCGTGGGGTGGTGCACGTACAGCTCCTCCGGAATGTTCTGTGCTGTGGCGCGCATGCGTGGAATGAGGGGCCTAGTCGCGTACCCACTGGCATTGTTTTATGTGGTCTTTGGGATCATGGGTATCTTTTCGTCTCGGGGAAGTGGGACTCTGGCTGCTAAGACGGGCGCGGCGTGA
- a CDS encoding putative ubiquitin fusion degradation protein (Ufd1) (COG:O;~EggNog:ENOG410PG2Y;~InterPro:IPR042556,IPR032353,IPR042299,IPR004854;~PFAM:PF16558,PF03152;~go_process: GO:0006511 - ubiquitin-dependent protein catabolic process [Evidence IEA]), producing MTGNQGSLRWSSQLTVAPAQQIPKLSGDKIILPPSALEQLLAAAPLQEVTSSGPARPYTSTFDPFNPHTFAAESQARERAVDRQQQLPHPLTFRIVNPQNERVVYAGVREFSAPENEIGLSTFLRGALGIDATGPPSQHDDDGTDGEVTDDAPAAPTTVTVHAQQLPKGTYVRLRPLEAGYDPGNWKALLEQQLRDNYTTLTSGEVLTVAGGRDQSFQFLVDKVEPHGNGICVVDTDLEVDIVALTEDQARETLEKRLEKSARVSGNRAGTSVGGELRLGQVVTGQVALGDYVDYEVHKWDPTNALEVSVEGADEADLCLFASPLSAHQRNRPREDEHVFSDLSNRPTKRIRIQPTNVDMEGAEMLYISVHAPTSTASSETGVSALPYSLQVHVGSSPAQAENAAGIEPESHEPGDVQCKNCRQWVPERTLMLHENFCLRNNILCPQCQNVFQKRSSEWQNHWHCPHDSAYGTGDAEKNRHNLFFHSKRSCSSCGFEAEDLPRLAQHRTTVCPAKPILCQFCHLVVPQKSESDPEMDDPDVLVSGLTPHELVDGGRTTECHLCDKIIRLRDMKMHLRHHDLERLSRPTPRICLNKNCGRTLDGRGTQTAVKLGLCSICFGPLYVDTYDPEGKALRRRIERRYLSQMMSGCGKSWCQNEYCKTGKQARPSSTSGVAAPMGAAAILAAVRPLLDAVNLQGDAPNTAPFYFCTDQAGQQRRIAAEMLSAEGAVADGKTYALPWCVSAVETTAGNLDKAREWLENWAPAQGEGTY from the coding sequence ATGACGGGGAACCAAGGTTCCTTGCGCTGGTCGTCGCAATTGACCGTTGCTCCAGCCCAGCAAATTCCCAAGCTTTCCGGCGATAAGATCATACTGCCGCCATCCGCGCTCGAGCAGCTTCTCGCGGCTGCCCCGCTTCAAGAGGTAACTTCGTCAGGTCCAGCACGCCCATACACCAGCACTTTCGATCCTTTCAATCCGCACACCTTCGCCGCCGAGTCCCAGGCGCGCGAACGGGCGGTGGATCGCCAGCAGCAATTGCCCCATCCGCTTACGTTCCGCATCGTGAATCCTCAGAACGAGCGGGTGGTATATGCTGGCGTTCGTGAGTTCTCTGCGCCGGAGAACGAGATTGGTCTCAGTACCTTTTTGCGCGGGGCACTTGGCATTGATGCCACTGGACCACCGTCACAacacgatgatgatggtactGATGGGGAAGTGACAGACGATGCGCCAGCCGCCCCGACCACGGTCACGGTCCATGCGCAGCAGTTACCAAAAGGTACTTATGTCCGTCTGCGCCCTCTAGAAGCTGGATACGACCCGGGGAATTGGAAGGCTTTGCTTGAACAACAGCTGCGGGACAATTACACCACATTAACCTCTGGAGAGGTCCTCACTGTTGCAGGGGGGCGCGATCAGTCATTCCAGTTCTTGGTTGACAAAGTTGAGCCTCATGGCAATGGCATCTGCGTTGTGGATACGGACTTGGAAGTGGATATTGTCGCCTTGACGGAGGATCAAGCCAGAGAAACGTTGGAGAAACGATTGGAGAAATCTGCTCGTGTCTCTGGGAATAGGGCAGGCACATCTGTTGGGGGCGAGTTGCGACTTGGTCAAGTTGTAACTGGCCAGGTTGCGCTTGGGGACTATGTCGACTACGAGGTCCACAAATGGGATCCTACGAATGCACTGGAAGTATCTGTCGAGGGTGCCGATGAGGCAGATCTCTGCCTCTTTGCCAGTCCCCTTTCTGCTCACCAGAGGAACCGACCGCGGGAAGATGAGCATGTTTTCAGTGACCTATCTAATCGGCCGACTAAACGGATTAGGATCCAACCGACAAATGTGGATATGGAAGGCGCTGAGATGCTGTACATATCGGTACATGCACCCACTTCCACCGCCAGTTCAGAAACTGGAGTTTCGGCGCTGCCGTATAGCCTACAGGTTCATGTGGGCTCGTCGCCCGCACAAGCTGAGAATGCTGCAGGCATCGAGCCAGAAAGCCATGAACCGGGTGATGTCCAGTGTAAGAACTGTCGTCAATGGGTACCTGAACGGACATTGATGCTACATGAGAACTTTTGCCTTCGAAACAACATCCTCTGCCCCCAGTGCCAGAACGTGTTCCAGAAGCGGTCTTCGGAATGGCAAAATCATTGGCATTGTCCTCATGACTCGGCTTATGGCACCGGCGACGCAGAAAAGAATCGACACAATCTCTTTTTTCACAGCAAGCGCTCCTGTAGTAGCTGTGGATTTGAGGCGGAGGACCTCCCACGTCTCGCTCAACACCGCACAACTGTCTGTCCGGCCAAGCCCATTTTGTGCCAATTTTGTCATCTTGTGGTCCCTCAAAAGAGTGAATCAGACCCTGAGATGGATGATCCGGACGTTTTAGTCTCCGGTCTCACACCACATGAATTGGTGGACGGTGGCCGGACAACCGAATGCCACCTTTGTGACAAAATCATCCGTCTTCGCGACATGAAGATGCACCTTCGCCATCATGATCTAGAACGCCTGTCTCGACCCACTCCTCGCATATGCTTAAATAAAAATTGCGGACGGACGCTTGACGGACGCGGTACGCAGACTGCAGTCAAGCTCGGTCTATGCAGCATCTGCTTTGGACCACTGTACGTAGATACTTACGATCCCGAAGGCAAAGCGCTCCGGCGGCGCATCGAGCGCCGCTACCTCTCTCAGATGATGAGCGGCTGCGGCAAATCATGGTGTCAAAACGAATACTGCAAGACGGGCAAGCAAGCTAGACCGTCTTCCACATCTGGTGTGGCTGCTCCGATGGGCGCGGCTGCTATTCTAGCCGCAGTGCGGCCTTTGCTTGACGCCGTCAATCTTCAAGGAGATGCGCCGAACACCGCTCCTTTCTACTTTTGCACGGATCAGGCAGGCCAGCAACGTCGCATTGCTGCAGAAATGCTCTCAGCTGAGGGCGCAGTAGCTGACGGCAAGACCTATGCATTGCCGTGGTGCGTTTCCGCCGTTGAAACCACGGCGGGGAATCTAGACAAGGCGCGCGAGTGGTTAGAAAATTGGGCGCCTGCGCAGGGGGAAGGCACATATTAG
- the UBC6 gene encoding ubiquitin-conjugating enzyme E2 (COG:O;~EggNog:ENOG410PGC6;~InterPro:IPR016135,IPR000608;~PFAM:PF00179;~TransMembrane:1 (i276-293o)), giving the protein MATKAAFKRLTREYQNIQKNPPPYIVAHPSESNILEYVICSTITTCVVCLRLKLTFPSRWHYILTGPPGTPYENGQYWGTLMFPPEYPFAPPAIRMHTPSGRFQPSTRLCLSISDFHPKSFNPAWEVSTILIGLLSFMTSEEMTTGSVSASEAERRVLAARSRWWNSTGGGSHVSATPGVTPTAKGINNVKAGDGGLKFRSEWPELDQENWRWMKDSRIDTNTGQLMPDPSAARCSPETSALRRRPNGSAPGLGAVMEGGHVAREAGQGWVRRNKIWLGFAILFGYALLTRLVKDVQG; this is encoded by the exons ATGGCGACGAAAGCGGCTTTCAAGCGC CTCACTCGCGAATACCAGAACATTCAAAAGAACCCCCCGCCTTACATTGTGGCACATCCGTCGGAGTCCAATATACTCGAGTACGTCATTTGTAGCACCATCACTACCTGCGTCGTCTGCTTGCGACTAAAGTTGACCTTTCCATCTAGATGGCACTATATTCTCACGGGACCCCCAGGCACACCGTATGAAAATGGCCAGTATTGGGGTACCCTAATGTTCCCTCCCGAGTACCCATTTGCTCCTCCGGCTATTCGCATGCACACTCCTAGCGGTCGCTTTCAACCATCAACTCGGCTATGCCTCAGCATCAGTGACTTCCATCCAAAGTCATTCAATCCCGCTTGGGAGGTTTCTACCATTCTCATCGGCTTGCTCTCCTTTATGACGAGCGAGGAGATGACCACCGGAAGCGTGAGCGCATCGGAAGCAGAGCGACGAGTGCTGGCAGCGCGGTCTAGGTGGTGGAATTCTACTGGTGGCGGTTCCCATGTCAGCGCGACCCCAGGCGTGACCCCTACTGCCAAGGGTATCAACAATGTGAAAGCTGGAGACGGCGGTCTAAAGTTTCGCTCGGAGTGGCCAGAGCTTGACCAAGAAAattggaggtggatgaaggatAGTCGCATTGACACCAACACTGGTCAGCTCATGCCTGATCCTAGTGCGGCTAGATGCTCTCCAGAGACAAGTGCGCTTCGCCGACGACCGAATGGTAGCGCTCCGGGACTCGGCGCGGTGATGGAAGGCGGCCATGTCGCTCGAGAAGCAGGTCAAGGCTGGGTCCGCCGCAACAAGATCTGGCTTGGGTTTGCAATTCTATTCGGATATGCACTTCTGACCAGGCTGGTGAAGGATGTCCAAGGCTAA